In Hyperolius riggenbachi isolate aHypRig1 chromosome 10, aHypRig1.pri, whole genome shotgun sequence, a genomic segment contains:
- the ADRA2A gene encoding alpha-2A adrenergic receptor produces the protein MINFENPLAMRGGISAMECPGECANGTLLNGTNSEEGGPPYSLQVTLALISLVGILMLFTVFGNVLVVIAVFTSRALKAPQNLFLVSLASADILVATLVMPFSLANEVMGYWYFGKVWCEIYLALDVLFCTSSIVHLCAISLDRYWSITQAIEYNLKRTPRRIKCIIVIVWVISAVISFPPLITIEKESGKIEEPKCKINEEKWYIISSCIGSFFAPCVIMILVYIRIYQIAKKRTRIPPSKRSNGEPEKRHNGYGDKDLPVKLNGEKAGGSGEGENQVPEANGVDLEDSSSSDHHEDQQQYSSKKKGDKASRNKGKTKLSQIKPGDSLPRQEEDRSAKASRWRGRQNREKRFTFVLAVVIGVFVVCWFPFFFTYSLIAICNKSCSVPEKLFKFFFWFGYCNSSLNPVIYTIFNHDFRRSFKKILCKGERKRIV, from the coding sequence ATGATTAACTTTGAGAACCCACTAGCAATGAGGGGGGGCATCTCTGCCATGGAGTGCCCAGGGGAGTGTGCCAATGGCACCCTGCTCAATGGGACAAATTCCGAAGAAGGGGGTCCCCCTTACTCTTTGCAGGTCACGCTGGCACTCATATCCCTGGTGGGTATTCTAATGCTCTTCACAGTGTTCGGCAATGTGCTGGTGGTGATCGCAGTGTTTACGAGCCGGGCTCTCAAGGCCCCCCAGAACTTGTTCCTGGTCTCCTTGGCCTCTGCGGACATTTTAGTGGCCACTTTAGTCATGCCCTTCTCTTTAGCCAACGAAGTGATGGGGTACTGGTACTTTGGCAAGGTGTGGTGTGAGATCTACTTGGCTTTGGACGTCCTCTTCTGCACCTCCTCCATCGTACACTTGTGCGCCATCAGCCTGGACCGCTACTGGTCCATAACCCAAGCCATTGAATACAACCTTAAGAGGACACCACGCCGGATCAAATGCATTATCGTCATTGTGTGGGTCATTTCGGCTGTGATTTCCTTCCCTCCCCTCATCACTATTGAGAAGGAGAGTGGCAAAATAGAGGAGCCAAAATGCAAGATCAACGAGGAGAAGTGGTACATAATCTCCTCCTGCATTGGATCCTTCTTCGCCCCCTGTGTCATCATGATCCTGGTTTACATCCGGATCTATCAGATTGCCAAGAAGAGGACCAGGATCCCACCTAGCAAAAGGAGCAATGGGGAGCCTGAGAAGAGGCACAATGGTTATGGAGATAAGGACTTGCCAGTGAAACTCAATGGCGAGAAGGCTGGAGGGTCAGGAGAGGGTGAGAACCAGGTGCCAGAGGCTAATGGAGTGGACTTAGAGGACTCGTCTTCTTCTGACCACCATGAAGACCAGCAGCAGTATTCCTCCAAAAAGAAAGGCGACAAAGCCTCCAGGAACaaggggaagaccaagctgagccAGATCAAACCAGGAGACAGCTTGCCCAGGCAAGAGGAAGATAGAAGCGCCAAAGCTTCCAGGTGGAGAGGCAGGCAGAACAGGGAGAAAAGGTTCACATTTGTCTTGGCTGTGGTCATTGGGGTATTTGTCGTGTGCTGGTTCCCTTTCTTTTTCACCTACTCCCTCATTGCAATCTGCAACAAAAGCTGCTCCGTTCCAGAGAAACTCTTTAAATTCTTCTTCTGGTTTGGCTATTGTAACAGCTCCCTGAACCCCGTCATCTACACCATCTTCAACCATGACTTCAGGAGATCCTTCAAAAAGATTCTGTGCAAGGGTGAGAGGAAAAGGATTGTGTGA